The genomic stretch ATAGAGCAAAATCAGCTATTTACACACTATTTTAGCAATAGTAACATCTTACAATTTACGACTTCAACCGTCAACATGTGCGGTTTCAAAGATGCATTTGGTTGGGTTTTATTTGTCATGACGAGGAGCACGTTCACTTCGCTCAGTGTAAACTCCGCGCCGTGGCAATCTGAGAGGTGGGGGATACCCTTCCCAAACAAGACAGTTGCTTCGCCTCCGGCTCACAATGACATCACCAGTAAAAACCGAATACAAGATTCTTACAGAAGTATTCAGTAACGTTCAATCCTCGCCCACCGCATTTTCGATAATCTCAATGCGGGACGGTTTTCCCTGGCGATCCAGCTCCACCGCCACAAAATCAATGCGCCAGAGCTGTGGCAGGTTGTCATGGGTCTGCCAATAGTGAAAAGCGGTAGCTCTCATTTTTGCCTGCTTCGCCGGTGTGATTGATTCTTCCGGGCTGCCCATCCCGAGGCTGGTTTTGGTTCTGACCTCAATAAAGACCAGGAAATCTTTTTGACGGGCAACGATATCAATTTCACCATGGGGGCAACGGTAATTGGTTTCCAGAACATGATACCCGCGTTTTTCGAGGAAAGCGCCGGCCAGTTTTTCTCCCAGAATACCGGTATTCCTGCGCTTCATTCGATTATCATATCCCTGACCGGCCGGAAGGAACGGCGGTGTACCGGAGATGCTCCCAGGCGGCAGAGGCAGGCAAGGTGCTCCTCAGTGCCATAACCTTTATGGCGGGCCAGTCCATAACCGGGATAAACCCGGTCAAGCTTCCGCATCAGCCGGTCACGCGTCACCTTGGCAATAATAGAGGCGCAGGCAATAGAAATACAGAGGCTATCCCCGTCAACCACCCCTTTTTGAGGCAATTCCACACCGGGAAGACGCACGTAGTCGATGAGCAAAGCTTCCGGAGGTGTCGCCAGGTGCTCTACCGCCCGTTTCATCGCCAGCTGCGTTGCCCTGACGATACCCCGTGTATCAATTATTTCAAGGCTGGCGGCACCGACGCCGATGGCTACCGCTGCTCTATGGAGGTGACCAGACAATACCTCTCGCTTTGCCGGCGTCAACATCTTGCTGTCTCTGACCAGTTTCACCCACGGATTACGCATGTTTCGAGGCAGGATAACGGCAGCCGCCAGCACCGGCCCGGCCAGAGCGCCACGACCTACTTCGTCAATACCGGCGATATAGCGGTAGCCCTGTGCCTCGAGTATCCTCTCTTCGTTGAAGGACGGTATCTGGAGGCTATTTGCTGACCTTGCCCTGCTCATGTTTCCGTTCATCGATAACGCTAATCTCGCTGAGCGGTAATTCCACAATCGCCTGGTTCTCCAATTCCACCATAACCGTTTCCTTGAGCGGATTATTGCCCACTACCTTGGCTTCGCCTGAAGCCGTGGCAACCATTTGACCGTTTTTAGGTAACCTGCCCTTCATTTCACGGTAGTAATCACTCTCATAACCCAGGCAACACATCAAACGACCGCAACAGCCCGATATTTTCATCGGGTTGAGGGGCAGACCCTGGTCTTTAGCCATCCTGATGGAAACCGGGGCAAACTCGCTCAGGAAGCCGGCGCAGCATAGCTGACGACCGCACCGGCCGCAGCCGCCTATCAGTTTGGCTTCATCCCTCGGCCCTGTCTGACGCAGCTCCACCCTCACCTTCAAACGATTGGCTAACTCACGGACCAGATCCCGAAAATCAACTCTCTCCGCAGCGCCGAAGTAAAAGGTAAGACGCTTGCCGTCAAGGCTATATTCAGCCGACAGCAGCTTCATCGGCAGGTTAAATTTACTGACAAGTTTAGCGCACTCGGCCAGAGCTTCTCTTTCCTTGGCCTCCAATTCCCGGGCGCGTTCAATATCTTCAGGGTTTGCCTTGCGCACCACGGACTTTGATGGCTTCTCCGCTTCACTGGCTAGCACCTGACCTGGGATAATAACTACCTGTCCGAACTCCGGCCCGCGGGCGGTCTCGACCACTACGTAATCATTCACCGCAAGATCAATACCCGCCGGGTCAAAATAATAGACTTTACCTGTCTTCTTGAATCGTACTCCAACAATCTCAGCCATAAATCACCTCAAATCAAGCAGCCTGGCTGCCCTCAAGACACTCCTTCACTTCCGGTATGTTGAGCATTAATACTTCCAGCGCCAACCGCGGGTTGGCATTTTGCCTGAGTTGCTCCCCTGCCGCCTGAATATTTTCCACGAAAGCCTTAATTTGTCCCAGACTGTAACCTCCAGATATATCAGCCAG from Dehalococcoidales bacterium encodes the following:
- a CDS encoding ribonuclease HII is translated as MSRARSANSLQIPSFNEERILEAQGYRYIAGIDEVGRGALAGPVLAAAVILPRNMRNPWVKLVRDSKMLTPAKREVLSGHLHRAAVAIGVGAASLEIIDTRGIVRATQLAMKRAVEHLATPPEALLIDYVRLPGVELPQKGVVDGDSLCISIACASIIAKVTRDRLMRKLDRVYPGYGLARHKGYGTEEHLACLCRLGASPVHRRSFRPVRDMIIE
- a CDS encoding stage 0 sporulation family protein — its product is MAEIVGVRFKKTGKVYYFDPAGIDLAVNDYVVVETARGPEFGQVVIIPGQVLASEAEKPSKSVVRKANPEDIERARELEAKEREALAECAKLVSKFNLPMKLLSAEYSLDGKRLTFYFGAAERVDFRDLVRELANRLKVRVELRQTGPRDEAKLIGGCGRCGRQLCCAGFLSEFAPVSIRMAKDQGLPLNPMKISGCCGRLMCCLGYESDYYREMKGRLPKNGQMVATASGEAKVVGNNPLKETVMVELENQAIVELPLSEISVIDERKHEQGKVSK
- a CDS encoding YraN family protein yields the protein MKRRNTGILGEKLAGAFLEKRGYHVLETNYRCPHGEIDIVARQKDFLVFIEVRTKTSLGMGSPEESITPAKQAKMRATAFHYWQTHDNLPQLWRIDFVAVELDRQGKPSRIEIIENAVGED